The Brachyhypopomus gauderio isolate BG-103 chromosome 12, BGAUD_0.2, whole genome shotgun sequence genome window below encodes:
- the uox gene encoding uricase, whose product MATSNQNVEFVRTGYGKNLVKVMYIRREGAYHYITEMKADVQLTLNSRKDYLTGDNSDIIPTDTIKNTVHALAKLKGVNTIEGFALDICNHFLTAFKHVTRAKVNIEEAPWKRLDKNGTQHAHAFIFSPEAWHFCEVEQYLNENPVIHSGIKDMKVVKTTQSGFEGFLKDRFTTLQEVRDRFFCTSVYAKWRYNKHWDVPFNTTWDRVKDTIIEKFAGPYDRGEYSPSVQKTLYDTQVLVLDRLPEIEEIEIIMPNQHYFTIDMTKMGISNNDEVLLPLDNPSGNITGTVRRKSRAKL is encoded by the exons ATGGCTACCTCAAATCAG AATGTGGAGTTTGTGAGGACAGGGTACGGGAAGAACCTAGTAAAAGTTATGTATATACGGAGGGAGGGGGCTTACCACTACATAACTGAGATGAAAGCCGACGTCCAGCTGACACTGAACTCTCGCAAAGACTACCTGACTGGAGACAACTCTGACATCATCCCTACAGACACGATCAAGAACACAGTTCATGCACTGGCCAAGCTAAAGGGA GTTAACACTATTGAGGGTTTTGCCCTGGACATCTGCAACCACTTTCTGACAGCGTTTAAGCACGTCACGCGAGCAAAGGTCAACATTGAGGAAGCTCCCTGGAAGAGACTGGATAAG AATGGCACTCAGCATGCTCATGCATTTATATTCTCTCCTGAAGCTTGGCACTTCTGTGAGGTAGAACAGTATCTAAATG AGAACCCAGTGATTCACAGTGGGATCAAAGACATGAAGGTTGTAAAGACCACGCAGTCAGGTTTCGAGGGCTTTCTTAAAGACCGCTTCACTACCCTCCAGGAGGTCAGGGACAGGTTCTTCTGTACCTCTGTGTATGCTAAGTGGCGCTACAACAAGCACTGGGATGTGCCATTTAACACCACATG GGACAGGGTGAAGGACACAATCATTGAGAAGTTTGCTGGGCCTTATGACCGTGGGGAGTATTCACCTTCTGTTCAGAAGACTTTGTATGATACACAAGTTCTTGTTCTTGACAGATTGCCAGAG ATTGAGGAGATTGAAATAATCATGCCAAACCAGCACTACTTTACGATTGACATGACAAAGATGGGTATCTCCAACAATGATGAG GTTCTTCTACCTCTGGATAACCCTTCTGGAAACATCACAGGGACCGTCCGACGGAAGTCACGGGCTAAACTTTGA
- the dnase2b gene encoding deoxyribonuclease-2-beta isoform X2, giving the protein MKKGSPLTDWQFSTHVVNTSKGAVGRTLIQLYHRYELNSSAYMVYNDAPPVLKYLNNYGHTKGMVLFDQSQGFWLTHSVPHFPPFPETGFGYPSTGKVFGQMFHCTTYNYKEFQKISQQLAYMNPRVYNCSVPVAYSTDMTDMAHLCAGKTPAVAPRRRLVQLKSVLGETFLSFAKSHSYIDDIYAGWVAQTLMTDVLVETWQREPHHLPSNCSLPYHAMNIRRIGLPGPVVFTSYEDHSKWCVSLASKAQWACVGDLNRESGQARRGGGLVCSQNPGIYRALRQAVAWYESC; this is encoded by the exons ATGAAGAAGGGAAGCCCGTTGACTG ACTGGCAGTTCAGTACACATGTGGTGAATACCAGTAAAGGTGCAGTAGGCAGGACCCTCATCCAGCTGTACCATAGATATGAG TTGAACAGCTCCGCATACATGGTCTACAATGATGCTCCTCCGGTGCTGAAGTACTTGAATAACTACGGGCACACAAAAG GTATGGTGCTTTTTGACCAGTCTCAGGGATTCTGGTTAACACACAGTGTTCCTCACTTTCCACCATTTCCTGAGACGGGTTTTGGCTACCCCTCCACTGGAAAAGTCTTTGGCCAGATGTTTCACTGCACTACTTACAACTACAAAGAGTTCCAAAAAATTT CACAGCAACTGGCCTACATGAATCCACGTGTGTACAACTGCTCAGTACCGGTGGCATATAGCACAGACATGACAGACATGGCACATCTCTGTGCTGGAAAAACGCCAGCCGTAGCCCCCAGGAGGAGGTTGGTGCAGCTGAAGTCGGTCCTGGGAGAGACCTTCCTCAGTTTTGCCAAATCTCACAGCTACATTGATG ACATTTATGCTGGCTGGGTAGCACAGACACTTATGACAGATGTTCTCGTGGAAACCTGGCAACGAGAGCCCCACCATCTCCCATCCAACTGCTCACTGCCCTACCATGCCATGAACATTAGAAGGATCGGCCTGCCAGGACCCGTCGTATTTACTTCCTATGAGGACCACTCCAAGTGGTGTGTGTCCCTGGCATCCAAAGCCCAATGGGCATGTGTGGGTGACCTGAACCGGGAGAGTGGACAAGCACGGAGAGGTGGTGGTCTTGTGTGTTCTCAAAACCCAGGCATCTACAGAGCCTTACGTCAGGCAGTGGCATGGTATGAAAGCTGTTAG
- the dnase2b gene encoding deoxyribonuclease-2-beta isoform X1 — protein sequence MCHREKMFSVWSFCSIFIQAFVFGSLCETELSCLDEEGKPVDWFVVYKLPKYIKGAVGSGVDYMYLDPSLTDWQFSTHVVNTSKGAVGRTLIQLYHRYELNSSAYMVYNDAPPVLKYLNNYGHTKGMVLFDQSQGFWLTHSVPHFPPFPETGFGYPSTGKVFGQMFHCTTYNYKEFQKISQQLAYMNPRVYNCSVPVAYSTDMTDMAHLCAGKTPAVAPRRRLVQLKSVLGETFLSFAKSHSYIDDIYAGWVAQTLMTDVLVETWQREPHHLPSNCSLPYHAMNIRRIGLPGPVVFTSYEDHSKWCVSLASKAQWACVGDLNRESGQARRGGGLVCSQNPGIYRALRQAVAWYESC from the exons ATGTGCCACAGAGAGAAAATGTTCTCAGTCTGGAGTTTCTGTTCGATTTTCATCCAAGCATTCGTCTTCGGTTCCCTGTGTGAGACAGAACTGTCCTGCCTGGATGAAGAAGGGAAGCCCGTTGACTG GTTTGTCGTGTACAAGTTGCCCAAATATATAAAGGGTGCTGTGGGAAGTGGAGTTGACTACATGTATTTGGATCCTTCACTGACAGACTGGCAGTTCAGTACACATGTGGTGAATACCAGTAAAGGTGCAGTAGGCAGGACCCTCATCCAGCTGTACCATAGATATGAG TTGAACAGCTCCGCATACATGGTCTACAATGATGCTCCTCCGGTGCTGAAGTACTTGAATAACTACGGGCACACAAAAG GTATGGTGCTTTTTGACCAGTCTCAGGGATTCTGGTTAACACACAGTGTTCCTCACTTTCCACCATTTCCTGAGACGGGTTTTGGCTACCCCTCCACTGGAAAAGTCTTTGGCCAGATGTTTCACTGCACTACTTACAACTACAAAGAGTTCCAAAAAATTT CACAGCAACTGGCCTACATGAATCCACGTGTGTACAACTGCTCAGTACCGGTGGCATATAGCACAGACATGACAGACATGGCACATCTCTGTGCTGGAAAAACGCCAGCCGTAGCCCCCAGGAGGAGGTTGGTGCAGCTGAAGTCGGTCCTGGGAGAGACCTTCCTCAGTTTTGCCAAATCTCACAGCTACATTGATG ACATTTATGCTGGCTGGGTAGCACAGACACTTATGACAGATGTTCTCGTGGAAACCTGGCAACGAGAGCCCCACCATCTCCCATCCAACTGCTCACTGCCCTACCATGCCATGAACATTAGAAGGATCGGCCTGCCAGGACCCGTCGTATTTACTTCCTATGAGGACCACTCCAAGTGGTGTGTGTCCCTGGCATCCAAAGCCCAATGGGCATGTGTGGGTGACCTGAACCGGGAGAGTGGACAAGCACGGAGAGGTGGTGGTCTTGTGTGTTCTCAAAACCCAGGCATCTACAGAGCCTTACGTCAGGCAGTGGCATGGTATGAAAGCTGTTAG